The Dasypus novemcinctus isolate mDasNov1 chromosome 2, mDasNov1.1.hap2, whole genome shotgun sequence genome contains the following window.
TGCACCAAGAAAAAAGGTCACCTATCTTCAAGCAGTTCAATCTGCTAGAGCTACAGCAGAACAAAAGTGAGTTAAAGAGGTTCCAGCCACACCCCTTCCATTCCAATCTGGGTGTCACCAGTCTCCTCACTGCAAGTCTCCACTTTGGAATGGCTGCCCTTAGTCAAAGCCACTTCAAGAAAGAAAACCTTAGAGAAAAGGTCAGAACAATGTAAGGTCTGCTATGATGTCCTCTTAAAGGAGGTGAAACCCCTGTGTGAGGAGAAAACTGCAAACAAGAAGGCACAAAACCCATcagaccaaaaggaaaaaaaatcataacaaTATGATCGACTTATATTTTAATCTTTGCTCTGAGAGCCTGTGTTTGGAAACCACCAGAAATTGCACATCCACCTTGAACAATAATGCCATCCATGAAATGATCtgcaaaaaaacacaacatgTCTTTTCCAGGATAGCCACCTGTGGCTGATTAGTCAAAATACAGTCTTGAAAGCTTTCTCAGACAGTCTTAAAATGTCATAGTACATCACTCCTCCAGTAGGTCAGGCCATCATTTAAGCATCTTCTCACATCTTACCTCCTCCAAGTAGCTTTTCTTAATTTATACAACAGAGTGGATGATCTGAGCCTTTCCTCATCTCCTCCTACCCCCAAAGCCTTGCAATCCCACCTCCACACAGGTTTCTATGTTCATGAGAGACCTGCTTGTCCCTCTATCTGTATACATTTGCTCTCAATCTTAGCAGTCTGGCTATGGTGAAATCTTGCTTATGAGGGCTCTTTCTTCCACCTGGGAGAGCTCAGGTCCTGAGCTACCCAAGGCTAACTGACAATGCTATTCTAGCTTGCTTAACTGCTGCCAGAGGGTGGACCTCTGTCTTCTTCAGTACCCAAATTTCAGCCATTCGGATTGAAGGGTATTTGGaagttatttataaataaaagaataaaacaacatAAAGTATTAATTGTAACATGAATCAAGGATTTCTGCCCAAGAATTGTCACTTTTGGTTAATCTGTACCTTTGAAGTCATTTTGCCCATGagagtattttaatttttcagtgaaaatttattttataaatttagtaTTAGTGCTTACCAGTTCTGAAATGACCCCAGTTCTTATCAGTTCTTCAGATGATGTCTCAATTATTTATGCCTTACTGTCTGAGAGAATTGAGATTTAGTAGTACATACGAAAGCCTTTACACCTTTTTCCAAATACCCAGAAATTTACATCTGCACTAGCGCAGATTAATCAGCATAGTGTAAGCATAGTGTAATCTGCATAGTACAGGTAAGCGTTTTTGTCACTGAATGTACATTTACCGACCTTACTATTATGCAGCAGGCCCCATTCTCAACACTAGAGATATATAACTGTGAAGAAGACACACCTGAATCCTTGAGGGCTGGCTGGTGTTCTAGAGCAGTGGTTCCTACACTTTTAAACTGCACATACCAGTTAAACAAGAGCCAGAAAAACTGATGGGAGGTCCACATTTTTATTTGGCTAATAGAAAGACACTGAAAATAACCATTATCTCCTCTCATCATCACTTCATAAAACAAAGGACATTTTAACACAAAAAGGGTGAGAGACGGTAATTTGAGAATAAAGGACAGCCTTTAAATTGACTaaatttagttttataaaatcttgcTACATTGTCCTTATCCTTCCTCATTTTTGCTGTGGACTGGCAGAAACCTCGGCCCAGACCAGATCAGCAGCGTTTTTGAGGGTGAGTGGATCTTCTTAGGGGCGTGGGTGGTGGATGCCTGTGTTAGGAGGGGGCATCTTTCTAAGACTCTTTTCTGTGCGAATGATAAGGTAAAGTGCAGGGAGGCTCTTTCTGAGTTTTCTATTCCTTTGGTCTAGgatataaatttgtttttgttgcatcttgttttaAAGTTACAGGAGTTTACAGACAAACTAGACCAGGCCCAACTTTGATATCTAATAATTCTGTTTTAGTGGCTACACAAGGCACAGCTTATGTAATGAAAAGGGTTTTCATCTGATGACCACAGTATCCCTGCAGAGCAGATGATATCTACTTGGCAACTAGTACATGATCAGTCATATTAGATGCTTTTAATGAGCAagatttttggggggtggggagaaggagagTAAAAGTGAAGGATCTGGTTGATATatgcaggtgtcaatgaatttttttttaaatgctgcatTAATGCTTGTCATCTGCCAAGAAGGGTCTAGTTGGATATCTGTTTTCTGTTAAAAATCCTCCCGTGGAATTATAATTGGCAAGAAAAATACTTTTCCAGAGGATCCAGGGGTGGTGAGAATATGACAGAGCAACAGGAAGAAAATTATTTGAAGGACAATCAGAGCAAAGTTGTCATCAAAAGACTATTCAACTCCAGAGAAAGTTTGTGTTATAAATTACTCAAAATGAATGCATATCAATTAAGGATTGTCTGATGCCCTTAGAGTATGCAGAGAAACAATCTATAAAGACCTAGTTTCTCAACTGTTGAGTCTTCTCTAAGTCATTCTCAGCAGTGATTCATATTTATGTGCAAGTTACTTCACTGGTAGTTTCTAGATCCTTATCTAATGCATGAGTGTCAAAAAGCATCCCAAAAACTAACTTAGCCAATTTATCCCTTCCCCATCAGTTAGTGATGAAACATTACATGTTTGGGGGAGAAACTGTTCACTAAACTGTTTGTATACAACTTTATGAAATGTTTTCTTGATGAAATTATTCATCCAACAAACAAGATTAAGGGAGACGGGGTACCTTATATACATCCCAAAATTTCACAGGTAATACTACCGGAAGGACCATATACAATGAATGAATTCATAAATACACCTGACTATGCTACAGCACAGTTCTTCATGGAGATGCAGGTTATTTTTGAAGTGGCTTCATGTCTTAGAAGACTACTACCATCCCATTTAGCTCTCAAAACAGAGTTCCTGAGCTGTTGGTGTAAATATGCAAAGCCACATTGGGGTAACTATTTGTTAATGGAATCAGAGCATACATTATCCATGGCTCCATGATCATTTATGTCTAGAATTAAGTGGTTGCCATGGCAAATCCTTTTCCACATGCTATTTGCAGATCAATGGCTATATCTGAATTTcaagaatttccatttttttctagacCTTCCAAGTGATTCTGAGAAATAGATCACGGTCTCTAGATTTTCTCAAAATTAATGCCTGCTTGGTCTACTTGCTTTTAAACAgtagttttttggtttgtttgttttttaatctaatgATACGGTTGAGTTCTTTGTTCCCTTTATAGATAATGATGTTTTTTGCTTCTCTAGGGTACAGTTTATGAAATGATGACTCTAATTCAGCTTGGGGGTAGAAACTCAAGAAACTGTAGATGTGAGTGCTTCTGGAAGAATACTTTGCATCTGATAAAAGTCCTTTGAAGTAAAATTTACTCTTGGTCTACCTTATCATAACATTTCTGCAATCTTTAGTTTTTCTCAAGGGATTACAAAAGGttgatgaattaataaatatatcatacaaaatagaaaTCTTAAACTGATTCAGACACGCAGCTGCTGGACTTCTGAAGATCCAGAAATCAAGAATCTCCTTTGGGTGGCCTGAAGCCTCCAGCCTTACTCTCATCTCACTAAGAAGGATAAACAGGGGATTCTCCCTTGATTTTCCTGACTCCCCTTATATGAGGATGTTCTGAGGTTGAGCAACCAAAGTCACACTATCTCAGACAAACGCAGGTGAATTTTTCAGGTTTGAaatcctggggtggggagagccAGGGCTCTGTTCCCCTTCCCCCTATGCTCCCAAGGCTCTGTTCTTATTCCTGGCCTCTCCAATGGCCGGTTTGGTCTTTTGGGCCTGGGAGTGGATAGGTGGGGCCTAGGAGAAGTTACAATGTAGGCTGCGACCAGGTTGGGTTGTGCCCTTAGGAAATGAAACGATATCCTCTTGATGGTTAAGGTTATTTTTTCACCCTGTGAACACCAAGTCCTACAGAGGAATAATGGTATATTTCATGTGCCCACCTATACCTCCACACACATTCAGATTTATAAGAAAAGCAATTCTAACAACGGCATAGGCAAAACCATCTACCTGTCTTCTCTCTCAgattcctctcctttccttcttctttcataCTGTTCCCCCTTCACCCTGGATCATTGTTCACGTCCAAGAAAGCTGAGCCTGCACACACCAGGCCCTCAAGCCACCAGAGCAGAGAGCAGTTCCCCTGGCCACAGCCTCCACTCTACTTGGCAGAGGCAGAGTTCAGCTGCCTCTAACTGGTCAGGCCCCTGGGGCAGCTTGCTGAGGCAATCCTGCTGGACCAGGACCGATGCAGACAGAGGACTAGAAAGAGTGGACAGCATAAGAGCCAAGCAGACACGAAGAAGCAGGCATGCCTATGAGGGAGACTGGAAGACAGCAGGCAGCCAGGCCCAGCAGCTCATGCGCTAGTCCAACCCTCATGGGAACTCAGGGGAACAGACCAAGCCAGCACGAGTGAGCCAAGTGCTGAGCTCATTTTAATGGCATCTGTCCCAAACCTGAGTCACTGGGGATCCTGTGGACTTCTAAGAGAATCCTATGTGCATTTCCAAACACAAAGTGCTTGATGCTGTCATGGAAAATCTGGATCTTTGCGTTCTACAGTTTCATATGGATTACATCCAGGTCACAACCTAAGGAAGGGAGTTGGCAACAAAACGGCCCCGCTGGCTGATTACCCAGCTTTCGTAATGAATCCCAGAgggatgtgaaccaatgtatgtTTTTGGCTTAGCCAAGACCTGGACAAGTTCTCACCCAGGGAATACTGATCAGTCTGATTTATTCTGCCAGGGGAGCAGGAGAAGCCACCTGCAATCAAGACTCAACTGCTAGAATTTGCctccagaagagaaagaacattTTCCTGTCAATTTGATTTCTATCCTGCATTTAAAAAAACTACCTGAGGATACCCACAGTCACATCAAAGCCATGGATGCTCTGACACGGGCAGGCTCTTAAGGGGCCAGGGAATGGCCCTATACAATATATTCCCATTTGATTTTAATACAAGGTCAACTCTGAAGAACATAAAGGGTACCAGTATTCCTCAGAATACAGCGAttttaagaaacataaaaaaatacattaaacctGCCACAAAAgcagaatattttaataatcaaagaGCTATTTATTGATCATGtactatgtgtcagacactgtgcTTAAGCCTTTTTCACACATGACCTAATTTACCACTCAAAACAACCCTGGGGTATATACTGTTCTGATAACATCCATTTTAtaagtgagaaaactgaggtctaGAGAAGTAAAGTAAATTGGTCAACATTTCACAACCACTTTAAGGTGGGGTCAGGATGGATCCAGGACCAGATGAGGATCAAACTCTACTGCCAAGAATGAGAGTTGAACACCAAAGGCCTTTGTGCACAAGTGTTCAGGAAGTGTCAGCTTGGTGCCTACCGCTAGGCTAGGCCTTGAAGGCAAATCCTACCTGGGTTAATTTAATAGTCaatagttttatgtttttatttttaagtaaccCAGACTTTGGGATTTCAACTGAGGCAGCAGAGTCTTTCACACCATCTTCTAAAATCAAAAAAATATCAAGATTTTGATGAGTTATATTTTTTAGATAGAATGAGGGAAACAAGTCTGTGGcctatttattctttaaaattaagaCAAGCCAAGAAGTATGCTTAGAATATCCTATAATATTTCCTCCAGTCACATTGAACAAATATGTCATTTTTGCCAAAATGCAAGTTGTGAGAACAAACACAGGCATGTATATTTCTAAGGAATCCTCTTGTTGCTTTGGCAACTGCCTGCTTTCTTACCATTTGTTTCAATGTTGAATAGATCCAGGGCTGAGAGAGGGGATTTGGAGATAGATAGATTTTCACAGCTGCAAATCCTTGGCTCAGGCTAGGGCTGACCAGATGCTATTACAGATTGGTCCACAGGAGAAAAAGCAAATCAGCTGCTTCAGACACCGATGCCGCAACTTTCTCAGCCACAGATTGAAGAACCACAGCTGCCATTTACATTGGCTTCAAGTGCCTGGTGAACACCTCCTCTGGGGGAGGACAAGCCCGCTGAGCATCTCGTACAGTACCTGAGGAAGGCCACTGACTAGTGCTCGGCCCCCTCTCCCATGATTTCCTCTCAGAGGGGTGCTGCTAGGCCTCAAGGAGAAAACAGGAACCCACTTCTTTCCAGTATTTCAGAGCTTAGCTGCAGATCAAGGTCTCTAGAGGCAGTCTGATTATACAAGAAAAACTGCCTCCTgccaattttaaattttgagtaaTTTTAGAATTTATGAGATGTTATATGTATGCATGGAGAGCATAAGTAATAGATGTGGGGATAAAGTAACACTTTGTTTTAGAAAATCTGGACTTTTCAAAAAGATAGCTGACCAGCAGACAACCCCTCAGGGGTGCTATTGCTCCCTTCTCACTCCTTCTCCCCAGAGGCTGTCTGCAGacggaaagggagaggaaaaaagtcaGGAGTAACAAACTGGAGTGCATGAATAATACCTAAGATATGCACTCATCTTTGTGCCAAAATGAACACGTTGGCATTTTTGAGAAATAGCAAACGAGCACCAGAAGATTTGCTGAACCAATCTGCATTCTAAGTGATGGAATTTACAGGACCTTGTTATAAACTAAGGCTTCAGGACTGAAGGATATCTAGATAATTTTGCTTCTAAATGACTGCAGAAGACAGGCCACGGTGTCATGGCCCAAGATGTCCCATCCCTTACTGTAAATGGAGACTGGTCACTTAAAAGCAATTAGATTGCCACTACATTTCCCAGGCTGAAAAGAATTCCTAGGGATGACAAGCCAGGGGTCTCATGTGCCTACCAGCTAATGATAAAATCCATAATAAAGGCATGAAATCATCAATGatatgcaaatataacatgaGGGAAAGCGAAATAGAAATTTGCCTCTCTGGTCAACAAGGGCTCTTTAACAGGATTAATAAATTGCATGTGCTAGCTTCCCCTTGCCACATTTATTCTGACTATTCATAAGCCTTTAGTGagatatacacatgcacatacacctAGGTGCTACGTGTCTAAAGAGAAGAAAGTAGAGGCATTTCTCTGGCAAGAAAAAATGAAGCAGTATTGGAACCTGTCTTATTTAACATTTCTGGGAGGTGAAACATCAAGATGAAGGGGAAAAACTTCAGAAGATttcataagtgaaattaaaaaggGGACAATGAGTATCAGAATCAAAACTCcaaggtgggaaacggactttggcccagtggttagggcgtccgtctaccacatgggaggtccgcggttcaagccccgggcctccttgacccgtgtggagctggccatgcgcagcgctgatccgcgcaaggagtgccgtgccacgcaagggtgtcccccgcgtgggggagccccacgcgcaaggagtgcgcccgtgaggagagccgcccagcgtgaaaagaaagagcagcctgcccaggaatggcgccgcccacacttcccgtgccgctgacgacaacagaagcggacaaagaaacaagacgcagcaaatagacaccaagaacagacaaccaggggagggggggggaaattaaataaataaataattctttaaaaaaaaacaaaaaaacaaaaactccaagGTAAGGTCATATTTTCCAATCTCTCACTTTTTTTCGGAAGAACACTAAGGTCAGAGAACTGGATGCATTTATCTCAGGTGAACCTGCTAGTTAGCAGCAAAGCTGAAAATTAGAACCCTGGCCTCCCAAATTCCATGAGTGCCTTTGTGTTCCCGGGTCATTCACGATTTGACTTAACCTGGCAGATAAAGAAATTTGTCACTTTGGGCTAGGAGGTTTCAGGGCCCTCGTGTCTGACTGGAGTATATCCCCTATGCAAACCAATCAGGACCATGGACCAGCAACCCTGTTATTTCTCTGGACCCATGACCCTCCTTGTTCCCTGCCCTCCCTCCATGGCACCACTAAGATATGAGGAACACAGAAGTTTATCTTACCAGCTGTTTGGAAGAAACTGTCATTTGATCTGTTTATTTAGAAGCCAGCCATGCTGAGCTCAAGAATTTGCTAGGAGGAAGGCTAGAGTTTTACTTACTCTTCACAGCTGAGGAGAGTATGCATATAGCTGTAGCACTTGCGGAGGGAGGTATTACCTGCGTGAGCCCTTCATTTAAGGTTGTAGGTGGGATTACTGTTTTTCCTGTTAAGAGTTCAGGTTAATACATATCTTGGTTATGACTGTTTAAGATGTGAACACTTTCTGAAAATCAAAGCAAGAGCTTATTATTCCCGCTTTTCTTTGCGAGCATCTTCAAGCTCAGCCCTGTGTGCATGGTTGTGAATTTCCACCATCCAGGACAAGACCCCTGAGTCTAGACAGATTAATTACCCCATCTGCTAGTTCAGGATCCAACTTTCAGTTCCACGTGGTGAAACCTATAAAAGTGCTGTGGGAGTGGACGCTTCCTGCAGCTCACAACCCTTCCATCTGGGGTTGCTGTGAAAAGCTTACACTTTTCTTTCTACCAATTTCTAACACGCTCATTAGTGAGAATTCTTCAGAAAGTGAAGAGTCAGCTTGCAGTTTCTGATCTGAGTGTACAGAACATTCTGCCAGGCCCCAGGATTCAATTTAAaccagaacatttaaaaatacagaacagCTGATACTAATTCCTTCCCAGCCTGCTTCTTCCCCTCCCAAAGCTGAAATCATCTGGCATTTGGGGATGGGGCTGAGTGTGGTAGGACCAGGTGCTCTAGCCCTTAGTGAATCCCTGCCCCGATCTTCCTCAGCATAGCGTGCTTGCTACAGCTGGGATTCTCTATCACCATAATTCCTCAGGGTGGGATGCACTGACATAGAAAGCATGCTTTTAGTTTAATGGGAAACACAACTAGTAGTAGTTActcaaacaaaaaaccaacaacttagaacactaggaaatAAGCAATGAAGAGGAATGCGGGAGACCAGAAAAGAACAAGACACTGTCCTCCCTGTAGGTAAGAGTGACTGAAACAGGGAAAAGGGGGACGGACACAAGGGCAGCACGCAGATTTTGCCTGGATCAGTACTGTAACAAAAGAAAACCTGATTATGAAGAagactgactttttaaaaactggcaggaaatgaataaatgagtgctCTGCATACACAGGGCTTCCCCAGGGCTGCTCCCTCAGGCAGCTCGCCCTCTGGTGGGCACACTCACCTGCAATTCCTTGTAACAGTCCGCAGACGTTGAAAATACTTTTCTTCATGATGCTTTGCACACACATGGTGAAGACGGACACCAAGGCCACCGTGCAGAGAATGAAGATCCCCACAGCTAAGAAAATAGCAGTGGCCTGCCAGAAGCCACTGGCGATCTCGCCGAAGTTCTCTGCGTAGGGCCCGCACAGCGTGTCCCGCTGGACGTGCTGCACGCCCGGGTTGCGGATGCAGCGCGCGTAGATGCCCAGGGTGGGGTGGTAGGGCTCCGCCGGGCCCCAGCCCCCCGTCTGGTTGTCCCGCCCAGCACTGCCGCGGGCCTTGGCTTTACCAATGAGCCAGTCTGCGCTCATGAAGGCGATGAGTTCTGCGAAGGCCACCACAATACTCAGGAGGGTCCAGAGCATCGAGCGACAGGTGACAATGACATGACACATATTGATGTTCGAGATGGAAAAAGAGCCAGGAGTCCACGGGGTTAATGAAGAAAGCAAGCCGGCGGGGAGAGGAGCCGGGAGGCTCGGGCAGCCCCAGAAGGAAGTGGCTGCTCAGGTCGCTCACGCGCACCGCCCGCGGCTGCCGCTCCCCTCGCGCGGGCAGCGCCGCCCGCCGTCCGGCTGCCTCGCGGTCAGCATTCCTCCTCGGCGGCTCGGCGGCTCGGCGGCTCGGCGGGGGCCCCGGGAGCGGCTGCCGGGCCGCCCCCACCAGGCACACCTACgggagagaaggaggaggcgGTTAGCGGCtctccaggccccgcccctgccgcGCGGCCAAGAACCAACTTCAATCTTAAAACCCGAGCGCGAGCGTCGCGCGGCAGGGCTGGGAACCGCGCGCCCTTCCCGCGCCGGGCACCCCCGCGCCTCGGCCGCCCCTCTGCGCCGCCCGCTCCCACCCGCCGTCCCTCTCGCGGACCCCGCCACAGCAGATCCTGGTGCGCAGCCGGCGTGCTGGGCCGCTCGCAGGGCCTCTGCGGGCTTTCTTTGTTTAAATGCCCCCTTTCCACACACTCCAGAGCTCTAGGGGGTGGTTCACCTTATCTCAAGAGGCACGACGGCAGGAAAGAGGCCAATGCCAGTTCCTGTACTAACCCCGGGGGGCGGCCTGTGGTCCAGGCGACACTGCCACGAGCCGCTGCACTCTTGGGATATGGCTCCTGATGcaacattttttaatgagaaaaagtCAAACAGGAATCTGGGTATATCTAGATATGGCTGCAACTGAACTATGGCAATATACtggctacattttttaaaatttgcatgagTCTCCACATGCTTATTTGGTGCTAGATGAGCTAAGCACGGAAAAACTTGCACCCAAAGCTTTTGCTCAAGAGTAGAGCACAGCAACACCCAACTCCCACACCCTGGAAACCAAGTTATTATCAATAAACCAGAGAGATAAAAATTATCTGTCTCACaggtaaatgaaaatgtaaaGGGAAATTATcccatgaaaaataataaaaacactgtTACTGCCCAAACCTATTTTTCATCCATTTCTCACAGGATGGTTTTTAGAAGAAATAAACTACTCAAGGAAGAGTTCATGACTTTCTCATTTagggaaattattttaaacagaGGCATATTAATGACCATTAGAATCACTTCAACTGAGTTACATTACAACTTTGTTGACAACAGAAACTTGTCTATGAGGAAAGAATGCATCCTTTGAATTGTCCCAATTCATCACCATGTGCCTCTGCCCAAGCTTCAGTTCACCCCAGGTCTGGACTCAACATGCCCATTGTTTCTGATTTCACAGAGGACGTATTCTGCTCCTAAAGCCAAATGACTTCATTACCAGAGGGCTCTACTCTAACAGCCCAAACCTCCTTCAGAGGAGCCTGAACCCTGAAACAGGGGCCAGCAGCGCACATTCACAGCCCATTTTCTGCCTGCTCTCCAAGGTCAGGAGGAATTGCGAGGCTCACATCTGACATCTGGGTGCATGGCCCTGAATCACTGGATCTTATTAACCAAAATCATGTCAACTCCACCAGAATGACAGAGTCCCTTGGCCTGctaggagtggggtggggcaggtAGTTATCTAATGGGGAAGGAAGTGGGAAAATCAGGAAGCCCAGGGTGCAGTGCCTAAATTGCTGTTTCTACACCATGCACCAGCTGTCTGCATGCTGACTGACTCCTGTTAATTAGTGACTCTACTTATATCATATGACATATTTCAAAATCCCCACTCCTATCACTGTATAATATAAGATGACAGGCTGGGGAAATAGCAAGCACAAAAGTAGGAACACAGGCACTTAAAAATTGTCAGAGTGTGTGCATGCGTGCAACGGGCCTGTGCTGAGGGAAAGGTGTGTGCTCCACTGCGAGTTTTGGAGTCAATCAGGTCTGGGTTTCAAACCCAGTTCTGCCACCAGCTGGCCAAAGGGCCAATTTAAGGAAGGGTTATTTGGGGACCCATTTGCTAGAGTTCAGGAAATAGTGTGCCTTGTCCATTTGTGCTAAAATAATC
Protein-coding sequences here:
- the LHFPL2 gene encoding LHFPL tetraspan subfamily member 2 protein, coding for MCHVIVTCRSMLWTLLSIVVAFAELIAFMSADWLIGKAKARGSAGRDNQTGGWGPAEPYHPTLGIYARCIRNPGVQHVQRDTLCGPYAENFGEIASGFWQATAIFLAVGIFILCTVALVSVFTMCVQSIMKKSIFNVCGLLQGIAGLFLILGLILYPAGWGCQKAIAYCGHYASAYKPGDCSLGWAFYTAIGGTVLTFVCAVFSAQAEIATSSDKVQEEIEEGKNLICLL